One Novipirellula galeiformis genomic window carries:
- a CDS encoding LysR family transcriptional regulator → MSKACQHKKLTLQQLRSLCETARSGSFAAAATALDSSHATVHQHVHALERSFGVKLVDPHERGCTMTESGWLLVELANAVLETTDRLQQTFATTLADLGCNFTIAITPRIFLEDLAPVVAEFCKQSPQTRLTFLEMDAGEIATAVETRRADFGFTPVPLAQDQIRTLDSEASYLLEIRIVGPKDHPLSRRRVIRPNDLIKYPIVNAPGKGFSGLNLESLLDQVTTGPRIVPQATAVFASSQRELVRLGFGLALLAVASSTAPHPEFFERSLNGSFAKVPVRLIRRRGAHWPPAAEDFVRLVRARFSSAP, encoded by the coding sequence ATGTCCAAGGCCTGCCAGCACAAAAAACTCACGTTGCAGCAACTCCGAAGCCTCTGTGAGACGGCCCGTAGCGGTAGTTTTGCCGCAGCAGCGACGGCGTTGGACAGCAGCCATGCAACAGTGCATCAACATGTTCACGCATTGGAACGGAGTTTCGGGGTGAAGCTTGTCGACCCCCATGAGCGTGGATGCACGATGACTGAGTCCGGCTGGCTGCTGGTGGAACTCGCCAATGCCGTTCTCGAAACGACAGACCGTCTTCAACAAACGTTCGCTACCACACTGGCGGACCTCGGTTGCAACTTCACCATTGCGATAACGCCGCGTATTTTCCTCGAGGATCTGGCTCCAGTGGTGGCAGAGTTCTGCAAACAGTCGCCGCAAACGCGACTCACCTTCTTAGAGATGGACGCAGGTGAGATCGCCACAGCGGTTGAAACGCGGCGTGCTGACTTCGGCTTCACGCCGGTGCCTCTTGCTCAAGACCAAATTCGCACGCTCGATTCAGAAGCCAGCTACTTGCTTGAGATACGAATCGTCGGCCCCAAAGATCATCCGTTGTCTCGGCGGCGGGTCATCCGTCCCAACGATTTGATAAAATACCCCATTGTCAACGCACCGGGAAAAGGGTTCAGTGGGCTGAATTTGGAAAGCCTGCTTGATCAAGTTACCACGGGGCCGAGGATCGTGCCGCAGGCAACCGCCGTCTTTGCATCATCCCAACGCGAGTTGGTACGGCTTGGTTTCGGCCTTGCGCTGCTCGCCGTTGCCTCCTCCACCGCCCCCCATCCCGAATTCTTCGAGCGTTCACTGAACGGGAGCTTCGCCAAAGTCCCGGTTCGACTAATCCGCCGACGTGGTGCTCATTGGCCACCCGCAGCCGAAGATTTCGTGCGACTCGTGCGTGCGAGGTTCAGCTCAGCCCCATAG
- a CDS encoding DUF1559 domain-containing protein → MQCRSNRLAFTLVELLVVIAIIGVLVGLLLPAVQAAREAARRMQCSNNLKQQALALHNYENALRSYPPALHGSGRYNNPTYHAENGGVKNTTGWAMLLPYLESSAEYSKYNFSVASSTSSPYGITPVGTDLINDGIYNARLPYLECPSHSEAGTTYSRDAGTTEFYSMRNAVRTSYFFSTGAFTDYDAPFDTKSDSVNQGMFGNETGAKLRAVLDGLSNSIAIGEGAGGQWKTSTLFGPWGMTGAHTCCHGRIVSTITNGVPTPTAAEAQSWSINTTYPGQAPGKTYAWGFNSYHPGGAQFAFADGSVHFLSENMDYATLAKLAYIHDGSVVSEY, encoded by the coding sequence ATGCAGTGCCGTTCCAATCGTCTCGCATTCACCCTGGTAGAGCTGCTTGTGGTCATTGCGATCATCGGTGTCTTAGTTGGTTTGTTGTTGCCCGCGGTTCAAGCGGCCCGAGAGGCAGCACGCCGGATGCAGTGCTCGAATAACTTGAAGCAGCAGGCTTTAGCGTTGCACAATTACGAGAACGCTCTGAGGTCCTACCCGCCGGCGCTCCACGGTTCGGGGCGGTACAACAATCCCACCTATCACGCGGAAAACGGTGGTGTGAAGAACACGACGGGCTGGGCCATGTTGCTGCCCTATCTCGAGTCGTCTGCGGAGTATTCAAAGTACAACTTTTCGGTTGCCTCGAGCACGTCATCCCCGTATGGGATCACGCCCGTGGGTACGGACCTTATCAACGATGGCATCTATAACGCTCGACTACCGTATCTGGAGTGCCCCTCCCATTCGGAGGCTGGGACAACATATAGCCGAGACGCTGGGACAACCGAGTTTTACTCGATGCGCAATGCCGTTCGCACGAGTTACTTCTTTTCAACCGGGGCGTTTACCGACTATGACGCGCCGTTCGATACGAAGTCAGACAGCGTGAATCAAGGGATGTTCGGAAACGAGACTGGGGCGAAACTTCGTGCTGTATTGGACGGGCTGAGCAACTCCATCGCCATTGGCGAAGGTGCGGGGGGACAATGGAAAACGTCGACTCTCTTTGGGCCGTGGGGGATGACCGGCGCGCACACCTGCTGTCACGGGAGAATTGTGTCTACTATCACCAATGGGGTCCCAACCCCGACTGCTGCGGAAGCTCAAAGTTGGTCGATCAACACGACCTACCCGGGCCAAGCTCCAGGGAAGACCTATGCGTGGGGATTCAACAGTTATCATCCTGGAGGAGCTCAGTTTGCGTTCGCTGATGGGTCCGTTCACTTTCTTTCTGAAAACATGGATTATGCGACGCTCGCCAAGCTGGCTTACATTCACGATGGCAGTGTCGTCAGTGAATATTAG
- a CDS encoding sulfatase family protein: protein MSSTFAKNQAGDRGWFCRHPRGCPTNDACLWIAVCMSALVSACPVQAESRELPNLIFILADDQGFGDVSALNPDSKIDTPNIDRLAKEGMIFSDGHSSSSVCTPTRYSVLTGRYHWRTHLQQGVLGGFSKPLISPGRLTVASLLKQHGYSTACIGKWHLGWDWPLKSGGTANDFGDFSGGFKGGWDVDYTAEIQNGPCDVGFDSFFGISASLDMPPYVYVRDRTPIEPATVEKAFHRPGPAAAGFEAVDVLPRITSEAVRFITDNSKSDRPFFVFFPLNAPHTPIVPTPQWKGKSGVNAYGDFTMQVDWTVGEILRALDDNRIAENTLVIFTTDNGCSPAANIAELEAAGHDQNYIYRGHKADIYEGGHRVPFIARWPKQVQAGSRTDQLVGQIDLLATAAEIVGAKVDEHGGEDSVSFRAVLLGEAKQPIRSSIVSQSIGGQFAIRDGDWKLCLCPGSGGWSAPRPGQADMSGLPAVQLFNLAIDPGETNNLEAKHPDRVAKMTQMLRAIIDQGRSTPGPRLENDAEIVMIKPIVKPRKKKAVRKPAAGG from the coding sequence ATGAGTTCCACCTTTGCTAAGAACCAGGCTGGCGATCGTGGGTGGTTTTGTCGCCATCCACGCGGCTGTCCAACGAACGATGCCTGTTTGTGGATTGCGGTGTGCATGTCAGCGTTGGTGAGTGCGTGTCCGGTTCAAGCCGAGTCACGCGAACTTCCCAACCTAATCTTCATCCTGGCGGATGATCAGGGCTTTGGCGATGTTTCGGCTTTGAATCCCGATTCGAAAATTGACACGCCCAATATTGATCGGCTCGCGAAGGAGGGAATGATCTTTTCGGATGGACACTCTTCCTCGTCCGTTTGTACACCGACACGGTATTCAGTGTTGACAGGGCGTTACCACTGGCGCACCCATCTGCAACAGGGTGTGCTCGGCGGGTTCTCGAAGCCGTTGATCTCTCCAGGGCGTTTGACGGTCGCATCGCTGTTAAAGCAACATGGCTACTCGACCGCATGCATTGGAAAATGGCACCTCGGTTGGGATTGGCCGTTGAAGAGCGGAGGCACGGCGAATGACTTCGGCGATTTCTCGGGCGGTTTCAAAGGGGGATGGGATGTTGATTACACCGCAGAGATCCAAAATGGTCCGTGCGACGTCGGCTTCGATTCGTTTTTTGGAATCAGTGCGTCGTTGGACATGCCGCCCTACGTTTACGTGCGCGATCGCACCCCGATCGAACCAGCGACGGTCGAGAAGGCATTTCATCGTCCTGGACCGGCGGCGGCTGGATTCGAAGCGGTTGATGTGTTGCCCAGGATCACTAGCGAAGCGGTTCGCTTCATCACGGACAATTCAAAGTCGGATCGCCCCTTCTTTGTCTTTTTTCCACTCAACGCACCGCACACACCGATCGTGCCGACACCTCAATGGAAAGGGAAGAGTGGAGTGAATGCTTACGGCGACTTCACCATGCAGGTCGATTGGACGGTGGGCGAAATTTTGCGAGCACTCGACGACAACAGGATCGCCGAAAATACGCTCGTCATTTTTACCACTGACAACGGTTGCTCTCCCGCCGCCAACATCGCGGAACTCGAAGCGGCCGGCCATGACCAAAACTACATCTACCGCGGCCACAAAGCGGATATCTACGAGGGAGGCCATCGGGTTCCCTTCATCGCTCGTTGGCCAAAGCAGGTGCAGGCGGGATCGCGAACGGATCAATTGGTGGGGCAAATCGACCTACTGGCGACCGCAGCGGAGATCGTGGGAGCCAAGGTCGATGAACACGGCGGCGAGGATAGTGTGTCGTTTCGAGCGGTATTGTTGGGCGAGGCGAAGCAGCCGATTCGGAGCTCCATTGTGTCGCAATCCATTGGCGGGCAGTTTGCGATCCGCGATGGCGATTGGAAACTTTGTCTGTGTCCCGGTTCGGGCGGTTGGAGCGCACCGCGGCCCGGTCAGGCGGACATGTCAGGGTTGCCAGCGGTGCAGTTATTCAACCTTGCCATCGATCCAGGCGAAACCAACAATCTCGAAGCGAAGCATCCCGATCGCGTCGCCAAAATGACTCAGATGCTGCGGGCAATCATTGACCAGGGACGTTCCACGCCCGGCCCCCGGCTGGAAAACGATGCCGAGATCGTGATGATCAAGCCGATCGTGAAGCCGCGGAAAAAGAAAGCGGTGAGGAAGCCGGCGGCGGGGGGCTGA
- a CDS encoding Ig-like domain-containing protein — protein MGSDLHTQSYRILFEDASPFDLGYYRSQDAELSASDTLLGTVPVSDYDDLRVGGNRFLTATIGSDVGEIAFPGVEGDDPLEDYFILAVGDNTDVVSEFDADPFNEDNTRALRGLYHLPGGPVFIHGSDSASADTITATVNEDTLVVDYGSTSFGLPATFRYDVVDVTTVNIRTHDGDDIVVGSELAEIVFGGFGADDLRGELGDDRLFGGPGNDRIDGGEGGDRVDGGEGADVIFGGPGADMLFDGPGDDRVDAGTGDDTLFATPGGADVFIDTGGDDTLNFSLALLPITIDLDSTAVQTVDSAGNTIRLIGQWENLVGSPLDDDSTIYVKPLSVPRSLDGGGGTDRLIVDAGGAVVVDDGTTLSFPGTGLGDVSYVNFAEVRVVRAAAEIIDDGDSGYAAEGFTRQFNPGFLQGFDGDIEFSAANAGNVASWTFHDLTPGPFVVSATWTHAPDRSENARYVVRDGDSTGPIIADLRVNQELATRELDVDGILFNHLAVAPISGHTLTVELYDSGAELGDDDPDSFVIADAVRIEPVSSTLIIDDGDSEFSSSGNRSVEFGAFGDLTRTPASGNTSGGVWDCTLPECRTVIPDGRYLVSATWEGSQPGAATNASFTVHSGANSFSKNVNQFIAPNDFSEFGIDWQRLGVIEVVGGAGIRTELTGTTGVLLADAIRIDPAATLAVYDQSGASVNHGDTVDLGQTALDSQTGRATLLNRIKIQNTGIADLVLSNLRVNDGVFSIIDPGVDVLPAGSWTEVALGFDADSLGTFNGQLAFETNDYGSSSSTFTVNLTAAVMVDETPPMVRIVSPDNGTTLIEGTTIRIPVEVSDDVQVRAVDLLVNGIVVETVSEAPFVFDRVLPRNVTSVEIGAIAHDIADNRSSAAPITLQLVGDQAPTVRILSPADGQGVVEGTRVRVAVEAEDDVAVRSVELLVDGQSEATLRFDPFVFEFELPNSAGDHEVEVRATDSAGQIRSHAIELTSFALPIIDFGSIVVGADAGNPAVVRVFDAGGETFRFQPYGPSFTGGVRVASGDVNGDGTSDIITGAGPGGFSHVKVFDGATGNPLHGFQAFDQNIGGGVFVAAGDVSGDGFDDIIVAAGQGAAPQVKVFDGITGAVLASFFAFDPQFFGGVRVAAGDLNGDGQAEIITATGAGGGPHVRVFDGHTASQIPRSGSLPPEWIQSDFFAFGPSFNGGVFVTAADFNGDGLDDIVVGADQGGSIGGGHVKAIDSALLAGIGRAAVVPDPVLLANFFAYDPGFLGGVHVAAGDVTADGISDIVITPGVGVPAEVKVFDGTNFTERGGFELGPGFLGSAVVVSNQPIAAVVNLQPTGLRHIVELDAGGVVVRDESGNIIYRPGTLAPKTIRLNGTPDLDDLLIFRTLGTNGLPRFVFDGGVGGNDALRLERGNPDGPPLEFLKTNFQSILSTTFSTNRNGGVNDYDLNAIDLEPIEDTLEVVDREFVFADSDDNIVYNTGSDDDDTVLRIDSNHSEVVDFQQASGTTRVNLGDGADVFRFDLPVDLLPILDGQSGNDTFVLGGSGRHLDLTNSNQSRLSNFERIDIVGNSPNELTLDAQSVIDTTDLNNVLTVVHDEDDKVNYVGDGWVVRKPIFDGVGQRHVLTNGLARVETINTRPWQNPFAPTDVNRSGATTALDALHIINLLNRYQSSVVMLATPSSQAELANFYYDVNGSVDNFGIAKVTVLDALDVINFIERHPRGLTVDELLEPESPPTETLALAILPTPRVEVGAERPREQGVGDVTRESSARIAIPNSATNPEQNAVVVIDGEMTRHSDATLEARDQALTELFLQADL, from the coding sequence ATGGGATCCGACTTGCATACCCAGTCTTATCGCATTTTGTTTGAAGATGCATCGCCGTTCGATCTGGGATATTATCGGTCGCAGGATGCGGAATTGAGTGCGAGCGACACGTTATTGGGGACAGTGCCGGTTAGCGATTACGATGACTTGAGGGTCGGTGGAAATCGATTTCTCACTGCGACGATTGGATCGGACGTCGGTGAAATCGCGTTTCCAGGAGTCGAGGGCGACGATCCGTTGGAGGATTATTTCATTTTGGCCGTGGGGGACAATACGGACGTGGTCAGTGAATTTGATGCCGACCCGTTCAATGAAGACAATACCCGTGCGCTTCGCGGGCTGTATCATCTACCGGGCGGACCGGTGTTCATTCACGGCAGCGATTCGGCGTCGGCAGATACGATCACCGCCACGGTGAATGAAGACACGTTGGTGGTGGATTACGGCAGCACCAGTTTTGGCCTCCCGGCTACCTTTCGATACGACGTGGTGGACGTCACCACAGTCAACATCCGCACGCATGATGGTGACGACATCGTCGTCGGTAGTGAGCTAGCCGAAATCGTTTTTGGAGGTTTTGGCGCGGATGATCTGCGAGGCGAACTTGGCGATGACAGATTGTTCGGTGGACCGGGCAACGACCGCATCGACGGGGGCGAAGGGGGGGATCGGGTCGATGGTGGCGAAGGCGCTGACGTCATTTTCGGCGGGCCCGGCGCGGACATGCTTTTCGATGGTCCCGGGGACGATCGTGTCGATGCGGGAACCGGCGACGACACGCTGTTCGCCACCCCAGGTGGCGCGGATGTTTTCATCGATACCGGTGGCGACGATACACTCAATTTTTCACTCGCATTGCTTCCTATCACGATCGATTTAGATTCGACGGCGGTCCAGACCGTTGATTCGGCGGGCAACACGATTCGGCTAATTGGCCAATGGGAAAATCTGGTGGGGTCGCCCTTGGACGACGATTCGACGATTTATGTGAAACCGCTCAGCGTCCCTCGCTCGCTCGACGGGGGTGGCGGGACCGATCGTTTGATCGTGGACGCAGGTGGCGCGGTGGTGGTCGATGATGGAACCACGTTGTCGTTTCCCGGAACCGGGCTGGGAGACGTGTCGTATGTCAATTTCGCGGAAGTCCGTGTAGTTCGTGCGGCGGCGGAGATCATTGACGACGGGGATTCAGGCTATGCTGCGGAAGGCTTTACTCGTCAATTCAACCCAGGATTCTTGCAAGGCTTTGATGGCGACATTGAATTCAGTGCCGCCAATGCGGGCAACGTGGCGAGTTGGACGTTTCACGATCTCACTCCGGGGCCGTTTGTTGTCTCGGCGACCTGGACGCACGCCCCAGACCGCAGTGAGAACGCGCGGTACGTTGTTCGTGATGGTGATTCCACGGGACCGATCATAGCCGATCTCCGCGTGAATCAAGAGCTCGCGACAAGGGAGCTTGATGTCGATGGAATCTTGTTCAACCATCTTGCGGTCGCACCCATTTCGGGCCATACCCTGACCGTCGAGTTGTACGATTCCGGCGCCGAACTCGGTGACGACGACCCAGATTCGTTTGTGATCGCCGATGCAGTGCGTATCGAGCCGGTTTCCTCCACGCTGATCATTGACGATGGCGATTCCGAGTTTTCCTCGTCCGGCAATCGAAGCGTGGAATTCGGGGCGTTTGGCGATCTGACCCGCACGCCGGCGAGCGGAAATACCTCCGGCGGTGTTTGGGATTGTACGCTCCCGGAATGCCGTACGGTGATTCCCGACGGCCGCTATTTGGTCTCCGCCACCTGGGAGGGATCGCAACCGGGGGCGGCAACGAACGCATCATTTACGGTCCACAGCGGAGCCAACTCCTTTTCCAAAAACGTCAATCAGTTTATTGCTCCGAATGACTTTAGTGAGTTCGGGATTGATTGGCAGCGTTTAGGAGTGATTGAGGTGGTTGGTGGTGCCGGGATCCGCACGGAGCTAACCGGTACGACGGGCGTGTTGTTGGCTGATGCGATCCGGATCGATCCGGCCGCGACGTTGGCGGTTTACGATCAATCCGGTGCCTCGGTTAACCATGGGGACACCGTTGATCTCGGTCAGACCGCGTTGGATTCTCAAACTGGACGAGCCACGCTGCTGAATCGAATCAAGATTCAAAACACAGGAATCGCTGACCTCGTGTTGAGTAACTTGAGAGTCAACGACGGCGTCTTTTCGATCATCGATCCTGGAGTGGACGTTTTACCCGCGGGTAGTTGGACCGAAGTAGCGTTGGGGTTTGACGCTGATTCATTGGGCACCTTCAACGGGCAATTGGCGTTCGAAACGAACGATTACGGCAGCAGTAGCTCCACCTTCACGGTGAACTTGACCGCCGCCGTGATGGTCGATGAGACGCCACCTATGGTGAGAATTGTCTCGCCCGACAACGGGACGACGTTGATTGAAGGGACAACGATTCGGATTCCTGTGGAGGTCAGTGATGATGTCCAAGTTCGAGCGGTCGACTTGCTCGTCAATGGAATCGTTGTGGAAACGGTTAGTGAAGCACCCTTTGTTTTTGATCGGGTGTTACCCCGTAATGTGACGAGTGTCGAGATCGGCGCAATCGCACACGACATCGCCGATAATCGCAGTTCCGCGGCGCCGATCACATTACAACTTGTTGGGGATCAAGCTCCGACCGTCCGCATCCTCAGCCCAGCGGACGGACAAGGGGTGGTCGAGGGGACACGCGTACGGGTTGCGGTAGAGGCGGAAGATGATGTCGCGGTTCGTTCGGTTGAGTTGCTTGTGGACGGGCAATCCGAGGCGACGCTGCGATTCGATCCGTTCGTCTTCGAATTTGAACTTCCCAATTCTGCAGGGGATCATGAGGTCGAAGTGCGCGCTACCGATTCGGCGGGCCAGATTCGGTCGCATGCCATCGAGTTGACCTCGTTTGCACTTCCGATTATCGACTTTGGATCCATCGTGGTTGGAGCGGATGCAGGTAATCCAGCCGTGGTGAGAGTGTTTGATGCGGGTGGCGAGACGTTTCGCTTTCAACCCTACGGTCCTTCATTCACCGGCGGCGTGCGGGTTGCCAGCGGCGATGTCAATGGCGATGGGACTTCCGATATCATCACGGGGGCGGGGCCAGGCGGTTTTTCCCATGTGAAGGTGTTTGACGGCGCTACCGGCAACCCGCTGCATGGTTTCCAGGCCTTCGATCAAAATATCGGTGGCGGGGTGTTTGTCGCAGCGGGGGATGTTTCGGGCGATGGGTTTGATGACATTATCGTCGCAGCGGGGCAGGGGGCGGCTCCCCAGGTCAAGGTCTTTGACGGGATTACCGGAGCGGTGTTGGCGAGCTTCTTCGCTTTCGATCCGCAGTTTTTCGGCGGCGTTCGCGTTGCGGCGGGAGATCTCAACGGAGACGGTCAAGCCGAGATCATTACTGCGACCGGAGCTGGCGGCGGACCTCATGTGCGAGTGTTTGATGGACACACCGCCAGTCAAATTCCGCGGTCCGGCTCGCTACCTCCTGAGTGGATCCAGTCGGACTTTTTTGCCTTTGGCCCTTCGTTTAACGGTGGTGTTTTTGTTACCGCGGCTGACTTCAATGGGGATGGACTCGATGACATCGTCGTCGGAGCGGACCAGGGTGGTTCCATTGGTGGCGGTCACGTCAAAGCGATCGATTCGGCGTTGTTAGCGGGGATCGGTCGCGCTGCGGTTGTGCCCGACCCCGTTTTGCTTGCCAACTTCTTCGCCTACGATCCGGGCTTTCTTGGCGGGGTGCATGTCGCCGCAGGGGATGTCACCGCGGACGGGATTAGCGACATCGTCATTACCCCAGGGGTGGGCGTGCCTGCGGAAGTCAAGGTGTTCGATGGCACTAATTTCACCGAACGCGGAGGATTCGAGCTGGGCCCCGGTTTTCTGGGGTCGGCGGTCGTCGTATCGAATCAACCGATCGCCGCGGTGGTGAACCTTCAACCCACAGGTCTGCGGCACATCGTAGAGCTTGATGCCGGCGGAGTTGTAGTGCGAGATGAAAGCGGCAACATCATCTATCGGCCTGGAACGCTTGCCCCGAAAACCATTCGGCTCAATGGAACGCCCGATCTCGATGATTTGCTGATCTTTCGCACCTTGGGGACGAACGGTTTGCCCCGGTTTGTTTTTGATGGAGGCGTTGGGGGCAACGATGCACTGCGGTTGGAAAGGGGAAACCCAGATGGTCCGCCACTGGAGTTTCTGAAGACGAACTTCCAATCGATCCTGAGCACCACGTTCTCAACGAATCGCAACGGCGGGGTCAACGACTACGACCTCAACGCAATTGATTTGGAGCCGATTGAGGACACCTTGGAGGTCGTGGATCGTGAGTTCGTGTTTGCCGATAGCGACGACAACATTGTCTACAACACGGGATCCGACGATGACGACACCGTCCTGCGGATCGATAGCAATCACAGTGAAGTGGTCGATTTCCAACAGGCGAGCGGGACAACGCGGGTGAACCTCGGTGACGGAGCGGACGTGTTTCGGTTTGATTTGCCAGTTGATTTGTTGCCAATCTTGGACGGTCAAAGTGGCAACGACACGTTCGTGCTCGGCGGGAGTGGTCGCCATTTGGATCTCACCAATTCGAATCAAAGCCGGCTGTCGAATTTCGAGCGGATTGATATCGTTGGGAACAGTCCGAACGAGTTGACGCTCGATGCCCAGAGCGTGATTGACACCACGGATCTCAACAACGTTTTGACCGTCGTGCATGATGAGGACGATAAGGTGAACTACGTGGGTGACGGTTGGGTCGTACGCAAACCCATTTTTGACGGCGTGGGGCAACGCCATGTTTTGACCAATGGACTAGCTCGAGTTGAGACCATCAATACTCGGCCTTGGCAAAACCCGTTTGCACCTACCGACGTCAATCGCAGCGGTGCTACAACGGCGTTGGACGCACTGCACATTATCAATTTGTTGAACCGCTACCAAAGCAGTGTGGTGATGCTGGCCACGCCGAGTTCACAAGCTGAACTGGCCAATTTTTATTATGATGTGAACGGCTCGGTGGATAACTTTGGGATCGCCAAGGTGACCGTGCTGGATGCGTTGGACGTGATCAATTTCATTGAGCGGCACCCGCGCGGATTAACGGTCGACGAATTGTTAGAGCCGGAATCCCCGCCGACCGAAACATTGGCCTTGGCGATCCTACCGACGCCCAGGGTGGAGGTTGGAGCGGAGCGACCAAGAGAGCAGGGTGTTGGCGACGTCACGCGCGAATCGTCGGCCCGCATTGCGATTCCCAATTCCGCTACCAATCCAGAGCAAAACGCCGTTGTCGTGATTGACGGCGAGATGACTCGTCACAGCGACGCCACATTGGAAGCACGGGACCAGGCGTTGACGGAACTGTTCCTGCAGGCGGATTTGTAA
- a CDS encoding vitamin K epoxide reductase family protein codes for MRRPAVKWMLLACSCVALLSSGYLAWVSLTSGSVAGCSGSLFNCDHVLHSRWATILSVPVSIPAMLTHATLIGLLMVGRLRMPMERYRWSAISFAAITAGTAAVWFTGLQLFWLEHLCPYCLVAHAAGGIAAAIVLTHRPFGIAPLLKIVPAAIASVAVLIAIQLATPAPDTFETINYPTVPSAIQPTPEAAIDEDASLFEAPISSTRASQPSLIPQSIVMAMFSPGMLVHAQVDQIAAGASGSEPKQRHTAKILGGIELDTSQWPIIGRPDAELVFVEMFDYTCPHCQRTHAALTEAQKRYGDSLAIVCLPVPLDRACNPTVKRTGAAHVEACDLARLAISVWLVDSKAFNSFHDYLFEAKPRYADALQHASELVDAAKLRQTMAGSTPGAYITKHVSLYERAGGGVIPKLMFPRSTTVGEVASSERLVQLITQHLGRIPAKP; via the coding sequence ATGCGTCGTCCTGCCGTGAAATGGATGCTGTTGGCATGCAGCTGCGTCGCCTTGCTAAGTAGCGGCTACCTCGCCTGGGTCTCGTTGACGTCTGGCTCGGTCGCGGGTTGCAGTGGTTCGCTTTTCAATTGCGACCACGTATTGCACAGTCGTTGGGCAACGATTTTGTCCGTTCCCGTTAGCATCCCGGCAATGCTGACACACGCGACCCTGATTGGATTGTTGATGGTCGGGCGTCTGCGGATGCCGATGGAGCGTTATCGATGGTCCGCCATCAGCTTTGCTGCGATTACGGCAGGAACCGCCGCAGTTTGGTTCACCGGGCTGCAACTGTTCTGGCTTGAGCATCTGTGTCCCTATTGTCTCGTCGCCCACGCTGCGGGAGGGATCGCCGCCGCCATCGTGCTAACACACCGTCCGTTTGGTATCGCACCGCTATTGAAGATCGTCCCTGCTGCAATCGCATCGGTCGCCGTGTTGATCGCGATTCAGCTTGCTACGCCGGCTCCCGATACGTTTGAAACAATCAATTATCCCACCGTGCCGTCCGCCATCCAACCCACTCCTGAGGCTGCGATCGACGAGGATGCCAGCTTGTTCGAAGCCCCGATCTCGTCGACTCGTGCGTCACAGCCAAGCTTGATTCCCCAATCGATCGTGATGGCGATGTTCTCTCCGGGAATGTTGGTCCACGCCCAAGTGGATCAAATCGCGGCGGGAGCATCCGGAAGCGAACCGAAGCAACGACACACCGCAAAAATTCTGGGTGGCATCGAACTCGACACGTCTCAGTGGCCGATTATCGGACGTCCAGATGCAGAGCTGGTGTTCGTCGAAATGTTCGATTACACCTGTCCTCATTGTCAACGGACCCACGCCGCATTGACCGAGGCCCAGAAACGTTACGGCGATTCATTAGCCATTGTTTGCTTGCCGGTACCGCTGGACCGCGCCTGTAACCCCACGGTCAAACGAACCGGCGCCGCTCACGTCGAGGCCTGTGACTTGGCTCGACTGGCGATCTCGGTTTGGCTTGTCGACTCCAAAGCGTTCAACTCCTTCCACGATTATCTCTTTGAAGCCAAACCTCGCTATGCGGATGCGTTGCAGCATGCGTCGGAACTCGTTGATGCTGCGAAACTACGTCAAACGATGGCGGGCTCGACGCCGGGAGCTTACATCACTAAACATGTCTCGCTATACGAGAGGGCGGGCGGCGGGGTGATTCCCAAGCTGATGTTTCCACGCAGCACCACGGTAGGGGAAGTGGCTTCGAGCGAGCGATTGGTGCAATTGATCACGCAACATCTTGGACGTATCCCCGCAAAACCATGA